DNA from Salinibacterium sp. dk2585:
TCTGCCCGATGCCTCCGGCGACCACGACGAGGAAGGCCGGGATGATGTATTGCGTGCCCATCTGGGAGTTCGTACCGCCGATCAGCGAGGCGGCCACACCGGCGACACCGGCGAGCCCTGACCCGACGAAGAAGGTGATCCGGTCGACGGAGCGGGTTGAGATGCCAACGGTCTCGGCGAGGTCACGGTTCTGCACGGTGGCGCGGATGCGACGCCCGAATGACGTGTATTTGAGCCACGCTGCGAGTGCCGCGACACAGACGGCGGCGAGCAGGATTGTGAACACCTGGCGGAGGGGCCACGCATAGCCGAAGACATTCAGTTGGCCGGCGAGCCATCCCGGTGCCTGCACGGGGACACCCTGAGCGGGGAAGATCTGCAGGGCGGCCTGCTGCAGGATGATGCTCACGCCAACCGTGACGAGGAGCGTATCGAGTGGGCGGCGATACATCCATTGGATGATGCCGATCTCAAGGAGGAGACCAAGGAGACCTGCCCCCAAGAATGCGAGCGGGATCGCGACCGGGATCGAGATGTCGCTGGAACTGATGACGGTCTGGGTCAGGTAGGCGACGAAGGCACCGGCCATGAGGAACTCGCCGTGCGCCATGTTGATCACCCCCATCTGCCCGAAGGTGAGGGAGAGGCCGAGTGCTGCGAGCAACAGCAGCGCACCTTGTGCGGTGCCGTTCAGCAGGGGCGGGAGTAGTGCGTCCACGGGATCGCTCTCTGTGGTGTGACGGTGGCGGAGGGGGCGGGGTGGGGTCCCGCTCCGGATGCGAAGCGGGGCCCCACCTTCAGTGGATCGTCTAGCCTGCTGCGGCGACGAGCGCGTCGCGCACGTCGGCCGGGAACCAGTCGTAGCCGTCCAGGTACGGGTCGGGGTCGATGAACCCGTCAGACGCCCAGACGATGTCGAACTGGTTGTTGGCGTTGATGCGGCCGATATGACCCGGCTTGGAGATGTGGTGGTTCTTGCCGT
Protein-coding regions in this window:
- the urtB gene encoding urea ABC transporter permease subunit UrtB — its product is MDALLPPLLNGTAQGALLLLAALGLSLTFGQMGVINMAHGEFLMAGAFVAYLTQTVISSSDISIPVAIPLAFLGAGLLGLLLEIGIIQWMYRRPLDTLLVTVGVSIILQQAALQIFPAQGVPVQAPGWLAGQLNVFGYAWPLRQVFTILLAAVCVAALAAWLKYTSFGRRIRATVQNRDLAETVGISTRSVDRITFFVGSGLAGVAGVAASLIGGTNSQMGTQYIIPAFLVVVAGGIGQIKGAVIAAWVVGVAMAFFADLTTGSMAQVLAFALVVVFLQLRPQGLFTVRTRGLA